The genomic window TGCCGGACCGCCCCGAGGACTGGGTCGGCTCCACCACCGCCCGCTACGACCTGCACCCGTCCGGGCTGACCACGCTGCCCGGCGGTGACCTGCTCACCGACGCGATCACCGCCGAACCCGGCCGCTGGCTGGGCCCCGGCCGCACCGACACCGGCGTCCTGGTGAAACTCCTGGACGCCGGCCAGCGGCTGCCCCTGCACGTCCACCCCGGCCGGCGCTTCGCGACCGATCACCTGGCCAGCCCGTACGGGAAGACCGAAGCCTGGGTGATCGCCGACGCCAAGCCGGACGCGTACGTCCATCTGGGTTTCGCCCGTGACGTGGAACCGGAGGAGCTGGCCGGGTGGGTGACCGCCCAGCGGAGTGCCGAGATGCTGGCCGCCACCAACCGCGTCCCGGTCGCGTCCGGCGACGCCATCCTGTGCCCCGCCGGAGTCCCGCACGCCATCGGCGACGGCATCCTGCTCGTCGAGGTCCAGGAACCCACCGACTTCTCGGTACTGCTGGAATACCAGGACTTCGGCCTGACCGGCGGCCACCTCGGCCTCGGCTACGACCTGGCCCTGCAATGCGTCGACCGCAGCGCCTGGAGCCCCGCCCGCCTGGAAACCCTGCGCGGCACCGACCATCTGCTCCCACCCGACGCCGACCCGTTCTTCCGAGCCCACCGGTTCCACGACGGCGACCCGATCCCCCCGGGTTTCGCGGTCGCAGTGACCCTCTCCGGCCAGGGCCGCTTGACCGGCCCCCATGACAACCTGCAGATCAAGAGCGGAGACACACTGCTCATCCC from Actinoplanes derwentensis includes these protein-coding regions:
- a CDS encoding class I mannose-6-phosphate isomerase — encoded protein: MTVVKLPANQPETFYRGAGRIAAFRDEPGLPDRPEDWVGSTTARYDLHPSGLTTLPGGDLLTDAITAEPGRWLGPGRTDTGVLVKLLDAGQRLPLHVHPGRRFATDHLASPYGKTEAWVIADAKPDAYVHLGFARDVEPEELAGWVTAQRSAEMLAATNRVPVASGDAILCPAGVPHAIGDGILLVEVQEPTDFSVLLEYQDFGLTGGHLGLGYDLALQCVDRSAWSPARLETLRGTDHLLPPDADPFFRAHRFHDGDPIPPGFAVAVTLSGQGRLTGPHDNLQIKSGDTLLIPYESGPLHVHGPVDLIHLSHAA